In one Amaranthus tricolor cultivar Red isolate AtriRed21 chromosome 8, ASM2621246v1, whole genome shotgun sequence genomic region, the following are encoded:
- the LOC130821775 gene encoding uncharacterized protein LOC130821775 — protein sequence MSPQTNSSNTSLDFESPYYLHPSDNPGHSLVSVVLNGIENYNPWVLGMTMALLMNLAHTVLYADFAATIWADLKSRFSTINGPRIYDLERRIATIQQEELSIAQYYNQLRCFWDELNLIDSPPNCTCQGCSCGAKEKYLRQQNNRKLMQFLMGLNDTYSQPRSQLLLTSNLPDLSGAYSLLLQDEAQRSHTHPPVSTDCAAL from the exons ATGTCTCCTCAAACAAATTCTTCCAATACTTCCCTTGACTTTGAAAGCCCATATTATCTTCACCCTTCCGATAATCCCGGGCACTCTCTTGTTAGTGTCGTTCTCAATGGCATTGAGAATTATAATCCCTGGGTTCTTGGCATGACCATGGCTTTGTTGATG AATCTTGCTCATACTGTACTCTATGCCGATTTCGCTGCTACAATATGGGCAGACCTCAAGTCTCGTTTTTCCACCATTAATGGACCACGAATTTATGATCTTGAGCGACGTATTGCCACTATTCAACAGGAAGAATTATCAATTGCTCAATATTACAATCAACTTCGTTGTTTCTGGGATGAATTAAATCTCATTGATTCTCCACCAAATTGCACATGCCAAGGATGCAGTTGTGGTGCAAAGGAAAAATACCTCCGTCAACAAAACAACAGGAAGTTGATGCAATTTTTGATGGGACTCAATGACACCTACAGTCAACCCCGAAGTCAACTTTTGTTAACCTCCAATCTTCCCGATTTGTCAGGTGCATACTCCTTACTTTTACAAGATGAAGCTCAACGCTCACACACTCATCCTCCTGTAAGTACTGATTGTGCTGCTCTTTAA